DNA sequence from the Leguminivora glycinivorella isolate SPB_JAAS2020 chromosome 13, LegGlyc_1.1, whole genome shotgun sequence genome:
tgtgCATTTACCATGAATGACAGAAATTGAATCTTGAATATTATCTATGaaaaataatggtgatttctatgGGTGTGTTGGTCATAACGACTTTCGGAAGGAAATACCTtaacaaattaacaatattGCTTCAAAACTTAACAGATGCTTCTGGGCGGTAACACTAATTCTCATAGTGATGTTCGCATGCTGCTTGACATGGTTGCTATACGGCCGCTTCAACGAGATGCCGACTCGCATCACGATCGAAAACCAGTACGAGTCTCTCACCACCCTACCTTTCCCGGCCATCGCTATCTGCTCTCCTAATCAGATGACCTTGAGCTCTATGATGCACTTCAACAAGACCTTAATGTGAGTAACAAACGGGGTGCCCATGAGCATCACGATCGAAAACCAGTACGAGTCTCTCACCGCCCTACTTTTCCCGGCCATCACCATCTGTTCCCCTAACCAGATGTCTGGTTCTGACGAAGACTCTCTTCCTACAACTAGAATTGCCATACGAAAAAGAAATGATAGACACCCTAAATATACTGACATTTCCTTGCCCCTCTGGCGCAAGTGACCCTATAACTCTGAAATCAAACCAAACGTGACTAAGTTAAAGCCAGGCCACCTGCGGCAATACTATCATAGTATACTGACGTTAATGTGTCAGCTACTTGCGAGCACATCAGTCATCAGCGTCAGCACCGGAGTTGACAGCAGACGCACTGGGCGAATTCGATCGTGGagagtattataattataaagattAATTTGTAAAGATGACAATGTTTTTTCTAGCGATGGTAATGCTACAGTGAACCTGGAAAAAGCTCTTCCCCAACTTTGGGTTTCTACTCGAGTGTCCCGACTATTGATGATGAAGAGTTATCGCGTCTCCAGCGGCTCATCGACGAAAACAGATACACAGTAAGTTATCTTAGTACTCTTCTTAATAAGTTATATCACACAACTTCGCTAAGCAGTCTTTCAGCGTGACGTGCCGTCTATCAGAATTTAAGTGTCGAGGATTTAGTTTCCTGGATTGGCTGCATATTTTCTCATATACAGACGTATTTTCCCTGCCGGCATAGCCGAAtgaaaatcgttgacgctacgtggcaatGGCAATCAAAACGCAACTGACTCTGTAAagggaagagtgatagagatagcaatGATTCACTACGGATCGTAAGCGATtctgacgttggctaggtaccctgactACAAACCTATGATGCTGTGACCCATATGTTCAAGGTACCTGAGGTGATGGGGCTAATGCCGCAAAGCTGCGACAACTTCCTGAAGCTTTGCATCTTCAAGCGCAAAAGGCGTCCGTGCCGTGAACTGTTCCGCCCCATCCTTACCAAGCAGGGGCTGTGTTGCGGATTCAACAGCGTCTACTCATTCAAAGACAAAAGACGGCATGTATTTTCGCACTGTTTCTTATACTTGTATCATATTTCCAAGGTACCTGCCTACCAGGACTTCCAGAAAGCTCTTCATCTTCTAGTAACTAGAGTTAGACGGTACTCCACTGTTCCACTTCCACCCCATCTTTACCAAGCAGGTTTTATCGTTCAACAGCGTCTAAGTACTCGTTCAAAGACAAAGACGGCAAGTATCTTCGGATTATTTGTGATACACCATGTGTTTAATATGAGCTTAGAACATAGTCCATTTGAGATTCATGTCAAAGTTCCTCTTGCCCCCTGGATTTACTTCTACCACCCCTGTCTTAAGGGCAGTGATGACATTAACACAACCAAGGGTAGACTGTAGGTGCGGCACAAAATATTGCATGGCTCTGAACAGTTAAAACATGGAACAATACTCTGCATAATTTCTTTACCACACTTATACTTGATAGTATGCTAAAATAAGGCATACTATGTGATATATAAGACTATTGATAGTACTTATAtgctaaaagtaaaataaagatCAAAAAGTCCAAAAATAATCAATTAAGTAACTGCTGACATGAATAAGTTGTTAAAATTGTCCAGGAACGAGAGGGATCTACAGTTCAAACCGCACATGGCGACCACACTGGGCATCCACGACGGGCTGAAAGTAGTGGTGGACTACGATCCTGAAGACGCCTTGCCGAGGACCTTGTTCCACGTGGGAGCTATCAGGGTAAAACCATCATCTCAATTTTTTTAAGAGTATTTTTCCGAAATTGGATTGCAGCTTAGCACTGAAAGTTGAAGAACAAAAGGCCTCGCCAGCACATAAGCAAAAGAAGGGACCATATATTTAaacagaaattttgttttcgagacgtggcaaatgccgggataacgcaaggaggatggtgtTGTTTTCGAGATGTGGGTAACTGTCTCCCCCCTGCCCTCCCCCCTTTTTAGCTAATATCCGTTTCCACTAGGCGACACCCTTATGGTTTTGATAACTTCATTTATCAAGCCCTGCGACTTAAAAGTCACAGTCAGTTTCGCTTTTATGTATAAATTAGGGAAATGTTAAGTATGtgcgcctgtgtggtgacggattaagaattgcaccaccccctttcttcccgtgggtgtcgtagaaggtgacttatgggatatgggttaaattgtggcgttggcaacctgtcactgcaatgtcacagtttcgttttctttcaaccccttacttaccaagagtggcactgaaactttagtagtttcatgtgctctataAGTATGCTTATACAAGCAAATTCTTTTTAGGTAATGTTCACAGACTGGACTGAGTTCCCTGCTGACGATGAGACTAACCTGGTATATCCTCACGTCGAGGCATTCCTTACCATCCATGGCACCTACACCTACTGCTCGGAAGAAGTCGCCAGCCTTGCTTCCTGGAGGTAATTAGCATCGATATTGACTAGACACAGGAGATTTTACTAAGTTTCCCGCTGACGAGACTGAGCTTGATATATGTATACACGCGTTGAGACATTCCTTACCATCCACGGAACCAACTCCTACTGCTCATATGATGTCGCTAGCCTGGCTTCGTGAAGGTAAGCATCGTTATTGACTAGAGACACCTAGAGACTGATGGTTGTAGACTTTTAACTAGAGACAACGAGAGTGCCTGGGCCCCTACCTAAGAGTACAATCGTTGAATCGTTGACGCTCCGTAGTTCCGTACTGAACGATACACACATGTCTGTGTCGCATCAACTACGATACGATTGTTACCTACTCTTAATATAGACCCTGATAAggtgtaaggccgttttcacattatccgatccgatatcgggtgtcggaccgacatcctacatccgataaacgcttccgatagtgtcggatgtcggtccgataaaacgcattgttccaaatcaatgaaatatgattttgtatcaaaattatttttaaaaagttttatatttaataattataagcactatatttcaaatattttattgtaaaattaaaataacgagcataaaaatactcaagagtggcaggtaaaaaaaaaattacatttaactTTATCTACTAAAACCtaccgatgaattacaatctttttttttcaacagaaatgcatcattaacagctgtttaatagacgccatttttgtcacgcacactagtaacaaacgtatacctacattatatacgcacacacacaaatattatcggccgacagctggcggggggtccggcatgccaaaaatgtcggaagcgtcctgccgatatcggcagttcgatggtgcctcggacaaaaactgttgtaggagagtgccatcggcattaaatccacaacttttgcgttttatatcgttttctAGTAATactgatctattaaatacataaataaagaccgggaagcgcataaatctaacattttacatccttcctacatccgatatcggatcggataatgtgaaaacggcctaaggctTTTTCCGCAATAAAAAGAATATCGGACGTAAAGTCCAagtacttaaattatttttcaccacaccaactgttaaaggcttactttgctattcaaaaacagatagcaaaattgcattttatccacaagagtgcaaagtaatttcatacaatctTAAGCCGACTAGTAAAATTTTCCTATTATTgataatttttaatcataaatattggataaattgatgggatttgatttagtttcatgttttatagtcagtattttgttcgtgttggtgtggtaaaaactttgtgtttcactcggaggCAAAGTATGTTTAACCTTCTCTCATCAACATCTCTTCTTTGCCTTCCCCTATCACTGACTCATTCTCTTTCAGCCCTGTCTCCGAATTTGACATTAAGGTCGTAATTAAAGCCATCAAGTCGAAAGCCGTAGGTTGTGATGATGTCAGTCGTCACATGATCGTGTCTGTCCTTGACTGCGTGCTTCCTGTGATAACTGACATTATCAACTCCTCACTGGCCAACGGTGAATTCCCCTCTCTCTGGCGTAAAGCATACGTGATACCGCTGCCCAAAATTAGTAATCCCACTGCTCTCAGTAACTTTAGGCCCATTTCAATTTTCCCTTTTCTTTCGAAAATCGCGGAAGCGGTTGTTCACAAACAACTTTCGGTTTTCGTTTACTCGCATAACCTTTTAAGCCCTTTGCAGTCCGGTTTTCGCCCAAGCCATAGCACCAGCACTGCGCTTCTAAAGGTCACTGAGGATGTCAGGCGGGGGATGGAGAGTCAAATGGTCACGGTTCTTATTCTAATTGATTTCTCTAACGCGTTTAACACCGTTGACCATGACATTCTCCTTGCCTTGCTGAAACATGTTAGTGTTTCTGAGATAGCGCTGAACTGGTTTGCTGCCTACTTGCGGGGCCGTCAACAGGCAGTCCGAGTTGAGCGGTCTTTATCTGATTGGTGTGATCTAGAGACTGGCGTGCCTCAAGGAGGCATATTATCGCCTCTTCTTTTCTCGACTTTTATAAATTTCATCACTCCTGACCTTGGCTGTTCGTACCATCTGTATGCTGATGACCTGCAACTCTACGACCAGTGTCTCGTGTCTGACCTTCCAGCTTGCATTGCTAAACTTAATCTGGACCTTCTACATATCCAGCAGTGGTCTGAGAGGTTTGGCCTCTTTGTGAATCCGTTAAAGTGCCAGGCAATAGTTATAGGTAGTTCCAAACAGCTTGCTAAATTAGACTTGAACACACTTGTTCCTGTAAACTTTAATGGATCCCCTATACCATTTAACGAAAATGTTAAAGACCTTGGTGTTCTTCTAGATAATACCTTGAGTTGGAGGGCACAGGTTACTGAAATCAGCCGTAAGGTCATGGGATCACTCCATTCTCTTAATAAACTGAAGCACTTCCTACCAATCAAAACGAAAATTGCATTAATTAACTCTCTCATACTGCCCATTATTGATTATGGTGATGTGTGTTATCCGGATTTAAATGGGGAACTTCTCGATAAGTTGGATCGCCTGCTTAACAACTGCATCCGCTTCATATTTTGCCTCCGCAAATATGATCACGTTTCCTCTTTTCGTTCTCAGCTTGGCTGGCTTCCCATTCGACAACGACGCAATAGTCGCTTGCTTTCCACTCTTTATTCTGTGCTCAACGACCCACATTCTCCGGTCTACCTCAAATCCTTTTTCCAATATTATGGAGTTTCTCGCGACCGTCAACTTCGCTCTACTGGCAACATGTCTCTGTCCATCCCTCCTCACCGTACTGGGTTCATGTCACATTCGTTCACCGTGCAAGCGGCTCGTCTCTGGAACGTACTTccttataaaattaaaagcgCCCCAACTAAgttcgctttcaaaaaatccttACGAGCTCTCTTTGCTAGCAGAATGAAAAACTCTTAGTTTCACATGtttcgtatatatatatatttatttggtatgtatagttatatgtatgtatatgtatttgtaaattatatgtgtacttatgtttagtttatttagtatgctttcttttatttcctttgttttgattctactgttgaaattgtagcaccgctcacagtctctctgcttagccttgaggttgactggtagagaatgccttaaagcattaagtccgccttttgtactacaagattttcttttgtgcaataaagattaaataaataaataaataaataataaaccttcgtgccttgaaaccctcgcagcgctcaagattccactttttgaaccactcgctacgctcgcggttcaatattggaatctttcgcttgctcgggtataaATATTggccttgtaaaacaaataactattaccaaGGGTGCAAATTGTCGtttcatattaaattattttttttagtcgAGAATGCCTGTTCGACGACGAGCGGCGTCTGCACATGTTCTGGAAGTACCGCAACTCGGACTGCGACCACTTGTGCTACATCCAGGCGATCGAGAAGCACTGCCACTGCCAGCCGGTGTACGTGCCCTACGTGGGCGTGCAGCGGTCCTGCGACGTCACGAAGATACGCTGCATCAGCAAGGTCCCAGGTAAAATATGTGACCTTGATTATGAAACCAACGCACAGTGGGCACTGATTACTTGGCCTACTTGGgtatagtccatttcaaatacgaaggcccgatggcaCTTGAGACGGTCAATTAGCGTTAACAATAGGATTAGTGATAACAAAAGATACCTGATTGCACCGACAAAAAGATTGCACCGACgcgtgccaatttgaagtgggcctaattagataacaaaaggcaaacattatgagccctattgttaagtttcgagtgccatcgggccttcgtatttgaaatggactataGCATAGAAGAAAAGACGTCAACGCGTTGCTACCTAATAAATGACCAATGCGTTGATGTCTTTTATCTAATaaaatagaatactctttattggcacatcTCAGCATAAGATACAGAATTTGTTTGATACGATCAACTTGACtgtattcttgcaaataaacgatttgATTGATTGGTTGATTGATTGAAGATACAGTGGAGTGGAAAAccaatgattataaatagaagcagacaacaggcggtcttatcgctaaagagcgatctctaccagacaacctttgagtagcggaaataaataaaaaacaatcaaaaagagtaggtcTTTTCTTTGTATCTACTACTTTACCTTTTATAGCAGAATCGTACCCTAAATAAAGTACAGAAACGTATAGATAGGTGCCTAATTCGCCCTAtaggttgaaaggtcagatagTAGTTTAGTGTTTACGCCCAATGctgggattagtttccaaagtGGCTCTCATGAGCTGTAGCAAAATGTCCGTAGAAAGAGTAGACCGCGAAGCTTGTTTTAAGACAGAAAGGCTCCCTGTTATTACCACGATTgtctattaaattaaattattaataccTACTCTATTACCCTTGGCAGACCTATTGAACAACGACAGCATGGATTGCGACTGTCCTCGAGACTGCGTGTCCAGGGTGTACAACGTGGACCTCACTCTTGGCAACCTCAGAGCGCTGCCCCACATGGTTTTTAACCCTTAGTGAGTAATTGAGTATagtatacctatatatacaTGCTATACATTGTACATATTACCTACCAGACCTACCTATTTCATATTTGTCAATAACTGGGAATCCGATTTATATATCATACAAAGCCTCTTATTTCTAGTAAGAGTGAGATACATAggtttagtgccaagatttagtCCGTATTCTATTATACTATAGACATGTAAATAATTCTTGGTAACATAGACCAAGAACGGTATAATACGGGACTGATAATTgataaagcccatacaaaaagcgtacccctgaaacgTATGGgacttttaggcttaaaactagatggcgctgtttcgcagcctggaagtagccaaaatcatattttccccgaatattttgcgtgttttttattttttataagaacaaatgacatgcttctttattttaatatcatgatatcacgtcaatacacattttgaaaaaaaaaaaattgtaggcatcatcagtgtagttcagcagttctcaaaaagtttgtacagtatagccacatcagcaaattttaattgatcctattttgttaccagcatttagtgatataagtcgactttcgtaagatatttacaggataattgttatgaTTAAGAAaatacagatactagagaaccttactactagttttaagtttattacgaataaatatttttgattgattgattgattgaatggccaaataaaacttactaaaatcttaattcatgaaataaatcttggtaacaaaagaggaataaaaataacaaatttaacttttttcttaatttttgtacaaacttttcaaGAACTGCTGAGTTATgacagtatttaataggtggcgctaaaaaattgtggtacgattcttagtgcgttttcacattaagatccgatatcggatgtcggaccgatatcccatacattacaggcgccatcttggattttttccattgaaatccttccgacatccgatatcggatcggataatgtgaaaacggacttagtatgaagattgtaaatcctatataaataatccttggtaaaGACCAAGTATAGACTAGGAAAGAGCGAGCACTTTATCATCGCTGggcgacgaactataactcgctctCGCTATCATCGCgactcttttatttacacggcagCCACTATCTTTGTTCGATTCTATCGCTGATTATACGTAGCTCATCCCTTAGTCACTTTCGGTGGGAGTTTtatacttagggccggttgcatcaaaccatctgtcaccgttaaagcgttcgtaaaattttattgtatgggaagttccatagacgtctgctcaGTGACAatcgatgatgtgtctgtccaatgtggttgatgcaactggcccttacttgcgtatttttcaCATGCAATGAATGTTCCAGTTCCGGTGTCGAGTTCAAGGAAAGCACGACCATCATGCATTTCTTTTTTCCCACCTCCGTGTATGTGAAGAAGAAACAGGAGACTGTTATGTCGCTAATTAGTTTGGTTTGTaagtattttcaaaataaaatatagtgcattacgataaaagtaccaaaaatgtatgtatggAGCTACTTGCAAATGTGTCGGACGACGACCCTAGAAAAAGAAGAGAAgaagaagagaggcctatgctcagtcGATAAATGGCTggcatgatgatgatgatgatgaccatTTGGGTTTTCGACATAGTTACGTAATGTGCTaattatcgcactagtgcggtGAAGTAGCACCGTATGATTGTAAAAGTTAATATTTATCACCACGCGATTGAAAGTATTGAAACAAACGAACGCATAGAcgagttccatagacgtctgctgcgtgacgatgatgtgtctgtcaaatgtggttgatgcaactggcccttagactttatccgtctatacggagtcttCGGTTTCAGCGAACCTCGGCGGTATATTCGGCCTCTGCATGGGTGTGAGCGCGGTGAGCGTGATGGAGGTGTTGTTCTACACGCGGAAAGCCGCGGAGAACTGCCTCCGCAAGCGGCTGCGGCGAGCGGTCGAGAATCAGATGCGGCAGTACAGGACCAGGGAGTTTTGAACGTTAACAATACTTAGGAATTTCACTCTGTACTTTACATAGGTACTACTACCATGGTACTACGTtagaaaccggtcgtaatttataGCCGCCCGCTTGTATGGCGAAGAACCCGCCAAgcggcatctgagcaaagttcacgagtgcccaaCAGGTTGTTGGTAGCTAAAGTGTTAAATATTAAGAATACTTACTTTGAACTTTCGATGCCGTATTTCACATAGGTACAACAGTCTTATTATGTATATCTTTAGTTAgatattaggtatttatttcgCAATAAACGATGTCAACATCTGTATTATTGATACcactattgtttttttttcagtgacAATAATTTCATCAGGTGATAACCAAAACTCACTAAACACCACTTCGAGTTAGCCATAATGAACTTCATTAGTAATCAACATAAGGTTGATTTCTGTTTATATTCATGCAGTGAGTTTTAGGTGCCATCTAACGTTTTCCGTTTTCCCTATagtataaataattgattgattatCTAAAGAAGGTAGGCAATCATAAAAGTTGTCTAACTGAACGAAAGGCaggtataaataaataggtatttgtaaataattaaagTCCAATTTCAGGTGTATGTAAACAAATTTATATTTTCTGATTTACATATATATTTCACTACATCTGGCTAgatttttcaaataattttatcaaATATATTGCTTTGCTAATTTtcttgaaaaaatacaaaagtattCTATAATTgcgtttagaaaatatttgtagaaaaaattACATCTCTCTTATACAACTAGATGttcatattatgcgtactatatGTCGAATGctatttttaaatagaaatgTCGGCAGATATTCGCTAGCGCTAGTTTCGGGTATACATTCACGATCATTAATATTTATACACGTTTCTAACAAACACGTAAggtttaacacgttcactgccaGACACTAAATGCCACACTACTCCAGAAACCTTTCATTATTTAACAGTTATCTTGTATAGCGACTGCAACCACCCGTCTGGCGGGTTgtccggcatctgagcaaagttcacgagtgcccacaCGGCGGGTTcctggcagtgaatgtgttaaaattgtataaatatttacatcGTGTCGGagtaaactaaataaatactcGGCGCGACTCCGTCTctaatacttttacgtaaacagcgtctaacctaacttataataacaataaaatcaaTATTTGGCTTagattttaattaaaactacGATAAAGCacgtaaaagtaataatttggTCTAAGTTATGcatattataataattgttAAGTGCCTTTAATCTAATTATTGCCTTAAACTATCATATTTTATTCCAGTGGTCTTTATCGGTACGATATATCGACCCATGCCCAATTCAAACtccaaaaaaaatgttgaagacAAATTTTCAAAAGGCAACCTCAACAAAGGAGTACCTTTTATCTGAAACGTTACATTTCTAACTTTATTTTACAGTAAATAGACACTTAACGCAACAAATCTTTACAAAAACATGTTTATTTCCACAAATAATGTATATCACGACATGAAGGTCGCACAACCAGCGAGTCGATCAGACTAACGACCCCATTACAGCCCAATTCCGACGACAGGTGATAATTTGCTTACATACACTGGGAATTGGACAGTGATGAGGTTCACAAAAAATGATGGCATGAGtcaaatacattaaaaaaacacaGGCGTTATTGCAAACTCATTAGCATACTAATTGAGCCATGTAGCATAACACCTACGCTACAGAAAACTCAAAGAATATCGTTGATGAATAAGGCCGCACGAACGCGAGTTTGCTATAAGGCCCGCGTGCAAGTCCCCGGGACTATCACTGGACATATCACAAATGCCTTAAAGTACTCTACACTACCAGAACCTAAACAATGGAACGGTAAACGTTACACCAATATTGAGCTAACTTACATACAATATATTAATCTTTAAGTAGTATTGCTGTTATTTTATGGTTAACTAAATATTTCGTAGTATGAGAGTAGAGCGATGGCACGAGGGTTTATTATGACAAGATGCTTCGAGGATTAAAAATACAAGTTTGTGCCGAAATAACCAACGTGTAAAAGAGATCTTTTACGTTAACTTACAATATAAACGCACCGTCTAGCCTCGCTAGATTTAAGCACAACTCGATATCCCTGAAATGCTTCAAATAAAActctgttttattttaaatcacaATTCCTATATTTTGCGGAAATACAAgtctatttataaaaatattttcatttagaATAACTCGAGAATTGACTCAAGGAGGCCGGGGCCGTACGCTAGGCAACTACGATATAAATACAAAGCACATAGTGAGCAAGTAGATAGTGCTCCTCTTGGAGCGAGCGCCGACTGTGACACCCGAATAATTGTACCTTCTGATGTTTAAACAAAGTAAATCAAGCCTCCATGACTAGGCCATTGATATAAGATTACATTCAGCCAATTTCAATAACAGCTTTATTACCTTTTTTAAACACCATaaagtacttataataaataggaCGTTACAAGTGAAAAAATAGATTTATGAGTAGAAAGAGAAGAATTACATAGAATAAATAAGTATTCCGGTCGAAACTCGAACGCGAACTTGGTTCGCGGCGTTTCACGCCAAAGCGCAGTACAATCCTTTCTGCTTCTAAACGTAGTAGCACCGTACCTCGATTTATACACTTTGATTCATACTTCAAATTCATTCCACTAAAAATACGCGAAAAACGAAACACTGTTTCCCGTACAAATGCATTAGATATATTTTGTGGGTTGCGATTTTTTTTCAGCGTTTAAAACAGACGATTATTTTTCTATATATAATTCGTCATATTGCCACAGATAAAGATTGTCTTCCATCAGTAATTTAATTTCCAATTTGCGTTTGTACGGGACAACGGTAAACTAATTCATGGAACTCCCcaatattattttttccgcGCATTTATAGTTATCGAACTTCAAGCATCTAATCAATCGCATCGAGTACACAGTCTCGATCGAAGCAGAACAGGTCCATTTCTCAAAGGCTGACGAGACTTCCGTGATCGGGTGAGGTGACGTCGGGTGCGACGCGCTGCTGCTGCGCGCACGGGTGCGACGGGTGCGACGGGTGCGACGGGTGCGACGGGTGCGCCAGGTGGATCGGGTGCGGGTGCACGGGTGTGAGGCCGGTGCCTCCCTCCATGAGGCTGTCGAAGTTGAACGGGATGCCGTTGCTGGGGGTACTGATCTCTATGCCCGCGATCTTGTTGTTCGCGATCGCTTTGTTGTTGTGGATCTGCAAAGACAAAATTGACTGTTAGTTGACTGTGTTGGATTTCTAAGTATTGGAATTGTGTTACACATATCGGAGCAACTAAACGAATCATTTTTGTATCTGAATCGTTATCCATTTTGTAATATCGTAAAGCGAATAAGTCACCTAAAAACAATGTTTCATTGGTGATTTTAAGTTGGTATTTCTGCGAGACTTTCAACTCGACTTGTACTACTCAAATATG
Encoded proteins:
- the LOC125232318 gene encoding uncharacterized protein LOC125232318 → MFACCLTWLLYGRFNEMPTRITIENQYESLTTLPFPAIAICSPNQMTLSSMMHFNKTLIDGNATVNLEKALPQLWVSTRVSRLLMMKSYRVSSGSSTKTDTQYLR
- the LOC125232319 gene encoding pickpocket protein 28-like codes for the protein MGLMPQSCDNFLKLCIFKRKRRPCRELFRPILTKQGLCCGFNSVYSFKDKRRHVFSHCFLYLYHISKVPAYQDFQKALHLLVTRVRRNERDLQFKPHMATTLGIHDGLKVVVDYDPEDALPRTLFHVGAIRVMFTDWTEFPADDETNLVYPHVEAFLTIHGTYTYCSEEVASLASWSRECLFDDERRLHMFWKYRNSDCDHLCYIQAIEKHCHCQPVYVPYVGVQRSCDVTKIRCISKVPDLLNNDSMDCDCPRDCVSRVYNVDLTLGNLRALPHMVFNPYSGVEFKESTTIMHFFFPTSVYVKKKQETVMSLISLVSNLGGIFGLCMGVSAVSVMEVLFYTRKAAENCLRKRLRRAVENQMRQYRTREF